ATGCTCCATCTGTCCATCAGCAGACGCCTGTAGGGAGGTTTGTACTTCCACAGGTCCAGCATCAAACTCCTCAATCTCTTCATCCTCATTCTCATCTTCCCCACTGCCGTAGTTTGTCAGGGGCTGAGTCTCTGCCTTGGAGAGACCTGCAAAAGGCAGCACAGGAATAAGATGTAAATGTGAGTTATGTAACGTCTGTGCATTTGAACAGTTTATTGCATACGAGCATTACATgttagattttcatttttaaaaggtcTGTTTCAGCACAATTGAAAATTTCTCTGCCACTAATGTGAACTAAACATATTATGAAAAAACCTGACTCACTGATTGAAAGAGGGACTCCCTGTCCAtccccatcatcatcatcttcaacCTCTGAAGCTTCACTGCTCCGGTTGTTGTTCGTCTCTGTCTGCAGGTAAAGCTCCTGGAGTGTAGGATTGTCTTCCTGCTCAGCCTCATCTTGGTCcttaaagacaaagacacatcaTTGTAACACAGTTTGTTGGTTAAAGACGTAGTGTCGACAATGTCATTATCAGTTTTACCTTGTCCTCATCCGAGTAAGCTGGCGAAACAGTTTTTTCACCACCAGCTGTATTTTCCTAATGGGAGGAATAAATTAACACCAAGAGACTAAGGTATGTACGATGGAAGAGTTAACACTTAAGGTCAGAAATCTGTTTGAACGACAAATTTATTATATTAGCAAAGATagtggggagaaaaaaaacaaacctttagACTGTGCTTGGGTTTACTGGGATGCTCAGccttcttcctgtttttgtgtttggttgCAAAAgcgatgctgctgctgctgttgtccaAATCCTGCATGAGCCTGAAGAAGGCCAGTTCATTGAAGAGGATCTCTGAGATCTCCACCAGAAGGTCCTCCCCGCAGTCCTTCAGAGTCCGGCCCAGAAACTTACTAAGAGAGTCCTGACACCACAAAGTAAGTGTTACATCAGGAGAACTCGTCATTTGATCTGTGTAAACGCAGATCACTACTGTCTGAGGAAGCTGACACTGTTCATACCTGAAGGATGCCTCCCagctgtctgtgaaaaaagcgTACAAACTCCTTGCTTTCATCATTCTGTTGGGTGAGAGCAAGGACCATGCGTCGCACAGATGTCAACAGCTGGAGAGAACAGACTTCATCCATGTTCTcctaatgaaagaaaatgtaaaaattgcaGAATTTAAGGCcttgaaaatgtttaaaatagtGGCACCCAGTGCTGATGAAATAAATCTAGAAGTTTCTCTGGCACTTCTGcttttaaattgaaaataatataaatctggaaatttttacatttgatttccACTTTCAATTTAAGACTTGTACTATTTAGTAATCAGTTATTAACAACAGTCCATTTTTATTTAGTagattctttctttttccagttATGGCACACAGACTACTATAACCCACCCTGTAACTACCCAGTGTTGGTTAACCCACCTTAAGGAAGGGAATGACTTCAGTCATAATGGCTTTAATCTGACGGTCCAACTGTTGGGTGTCGATCTGAGGACAGCGTACATCACCAGCTGCAcatcctgcacacacaaataactgTCATTTTAATCAGAGATTCAGCAAAATGACACTGCAAAGTGAAGTGCAATGGTTGTACTGTTACAAGTCAACTGGTGTAATCAGGCAAGGTTCTGTGACTGGGTACCTTCCACTGGTTCAGCAGCATTAGCAGAGGAATGTTGAGCATTTGAGACCTCAGAGCCACCTGCACCTGCACTGGTGTTGCAGGGGTTAAATTCAGCTTTAAGCTTCATGCGCTCATACTCCCTAATCCTGGCCAGAGCTTTATCTAAATGAATCACCGTGTTGCCTAtcaaagcagagaaagaagagcCAGGGGAGACAGAAATGGGATATGAAAAGTCAGTAATGCATAGTAATGCATCTATACCCAGGTGTAGACTACAGGATCAAACTAAATATGCCACCTCCTAATCCATGCTACCAAAGCTCCCCAAAGTCCATTTCCCATTACCAAATAGTCATCTTCTGAGAAGTGATActattgtgtgtttatgtgataaTGATCCTGACAAGCCCTGAGAAGCCCTGATGGAGAATGTGGGATGGGGTACATAATTTGCTGTAGTTAAGGCAATAAGCACAAGCATTTCAGCTGATTAGcaggtttgggggggggggggggggcatatATTCCAGATAAGCGTCCCTTGTTAAAATGGCTAATACATGCACTACTGTACCCAGGTCATCATTAGCAAATGGTTCCAGGTTGGAAGAGGTTGACATAGTGCTGTCATTATCCACTGAGTCAGCATCATCCCTCTTCTTTATTGAATCCTGTGTGAGCCTCAAGTTCTTCTCTACCAGCTCCTGAAAAAGATGAGCATACATCTTTAATTCACCCCTGATTGTCCTGGCTGTAAACTAACGACTGCCTAAAACCTCCTAGAAAATGAAGTAGCAGAAATCTccagtatatacagtaaatgactAAGATGAGCTTTCCTAACATCAAAAACTAAGACATCTCACTCTTGAACCAAGGCATTATTTAGACAGACAAAAGGCCTGGTTCCCAATTAGCAGAACTCTGGGGACCTTGGCCCAGAACAAAGAATTCATGTCTGATCTGTCAAAAGAGACATGGAGAGATGAGggtcatttattttgtatagaCAGAGCCTTGCTGTCAAGTTTAACTCAAAGACAATGGAGATGGGTGGAGGAAAAATTGAAATCAGAGAATAAAGAAAGACATGGAAGGATGAAAAGAGACAAGATGAGGAAGGATGaaaacagacaagacagaaactAATGAAAGTgctaatgaaatgttaaaaaggaaagaaaaaaaagggggaaatgaCAGCATTAAGTTTTGAGACttcagaacagacaaaaacttCAACAGAAAGCAACAGAAGAGAACAAACAAAGGGAAAGGTGTGAGAATTGCCTGCTGGGCAGCAAATATGTGTCTTACCGCGTCACTGGTTGCCAGACTCTCACTGGGTGTCAGCTCAGACTGCGAGCCGGCAGCCCACACCACAGGACCGTGAGGGAGTAACTGGTCGTCAGCTTCACTCTTCTCTGCCAAGTGCCGAGTCACTATATCCTTAGGGAAACGCAAAGAGAGACTATTGTAATTATGGACTGAGGTTCTTAAGCGTCAATGCAACTATATCAGAGGCACAGATATTCTCAGATTTAAGGTGCTGTAGGTTCTGACTGATTTGAAAACCAGACTGCATCACTCCAGAGAGTTTATCACAAGCAGATTCAAACTAGGTTATTGGAAGAAGCAGTATTACAGATCTCAAATCATATTTATAAAAAGCATCTTCACAGAACCTAGAGATTTTAGCACACGTACAcattttggatttatttttctaagaGAGCTACAGTGCATCTACGTCTGTCCACCACAGCATCATGATTAACTGTCCCCTGTTTCCTCCTGACTACTGCGTCTCCTTGTCTGCTGTCGGGCTGGTCTACCCAGGAAGTGGCACTGGTCCAGACCCTCCCAAAATGACCTTGcaattaataaagttttaaataaCTGAGACAGCCCTAATTAAAGTATGTCTGGAAATAGTTTAAAATATCAATCTCTGTACTCAGTCACATTACCAGGCGTTCTGTGACAAACAATCGCTCTGACCTAGAATCCAGATAAGAACTTGCCACATGCTCTGTTTAGAGGGATCAAGGGGTGAATCAGCCTGGATATCTTGTAATCTGAGTCCAGCATGAAGGATTCGAGGACACTGGATTCAAACAGCAACTGAACGTCCACAAAGAAGTGGTCAAGTGTCTCTCTGCTTACCTGTAGGGAATACAGTGCCCTCTGCCGTAAATAGTCTGtgttgagcagctgcagctcatgGAAGAGCTCAATCAGAAAATGGGGCCGGGACTCATTCTGGGATATCAAAGTAGCCACCTCAGAGTAAATGGTCTCCCTCAGTGCCTCGAACAGTGAGAAGTCACTGCTTGCATCTAGAGTACAGGTTCAAGATTTGACAGCATGAGGTTTGGGTGGACACTTGCATTCATGggtaaaaacaataatttgcCATCAAACCTAGAAACTTTGGTTTActttaaaccaaaaacaaaacatgcatgGGATGTTTGGGTGAAATAAGAGACAAATGATTCCTGGATTTACATGGTGAGTTTACCTGGTGCTTCTGTGCATGCAATTCTGTTAGAGAGGAAGGGTGTTCTCCAAGCATAGGCTGTGAGTAAGATaaattaaagtaataaagtaaattaaCCAAATATTAAACATGTGGACatgaaatgccaaaaaaaaaaaaaataaaaatatcactaAAACAACtacaatatgaaataaataaaaaaaaaagttattaagaaaaaaaaattgaaacaaaGACAGCTCAATGTAGAAAAAATGTATACAAAAAAACGCAGACAAGACGAGTGGGTGAGGGTGTAAAACATTCCCAACAGGTAGTTTTATCCATACCAGAGGAGAGGTCATTTCTCTTATTTCCAAGCTTGGTTTTGCTGTCTAGCTTCTCTTGAGTAAGCCTGTCCAACAGACTCTGATTCTGATCCTTCTGATGAGACGAGGCTGCCCTCTCCTGGCCAAAGTCTGCAGTGCTGCTAACACTGTCACTCTCATGTCctgaggaaaacacaaaacatgaaaacacactaaTGAAATTTTGCTCATTAATGATTTGCTAATTTGGTTGGGAAATACACTGAAGGACACCAAAAGTCAACTATGCAACCAATACTATGCTTTTCAGTTCAACTCTGCTTATACAAGATCATGCTGAttacaaaactaacaaaattcAAAGTGTGTAAGCCTTTAAAACAATGTGGATTTGGTAATAAATAACTGTTTAACaccaaaaatcacaacaaacaaagaaacaaaaccttAAAGAAACGAGTAATGTTAAAACATTCGGTGGACAGTGTTGATTCCATTTTAATACCTTCACTGTTCTTGCTGTGTCCTTTGCTCCTCCTGCGGCGACTTTTAGAATTGGAGGTCTTACTTCGAGAGGCCAGGTTGGCCTGGGCAGAGGCCTTGTGCCCAGCCTTAAAAGTCTTTGTAATAGTTGTAGAATCAACAGGTCCAGGCATGCTGCTGAAACTTTCTTGTGATGCCTGGTCAAAGTCTTGAGGTCGTGAGTGGCGGCTGGTGAAagcaggagaagaggagggtgaCTCTTGGAGCTCATTTTTAGACGAGTGATCCTGGACAGTGTTGTTCGCATAGGTTGTGTTGAGCCAGCCAGCTGGTCTAAGAGGGATCACAAGGAAAATTAAATATAGGAATAATgccacaaaatgtattttcaggcAACCATAATGGACATACCTTCTTTCTGTAGTGGTGTTAAGAGGAGAGCGCTGCAGTGGAGGAGGGAAACCCATGTACTCTGTTTTGATAGAAGTATTGGGGTCTAACTGCTGCTTCTGGTGGTCAGGAGTAGCTTGACTTGCTGCACCCTGAGAGAACTCACCCATGGCAGCAGGGAATAGTGGATATAAGTTAAAGCCTGCAGAATGAAAATTAGTTCAAGttagtgtgtaaatgtttttattatttcaattcaaatttatttaacTGTCTTTTGAACTAGTCTTGTGCTTCTAATGCATACTATTCTAAACATGATTTGTGTGGAATTTAAGAGCTTAAAGAAATGCATGTCATACCAGGAGGGAATGGGGATAGGGCAGCAGGTGACAGGTTGTTGGCTGAGGGATGCAGGGTagaggagaaagggaggaaaacaCCAGGAGAGGCTGAGGGACCAGAGCTGGACTCTTGAGATAAGCTCTGCTTCTGTGTCTGCCAACCTGTTGTCGAGGAcaatggctgctgctgctgttgctgctgctgctgctgaaggaggTCATTCAGGACCTGTTTAAGTCTAAAAGATAAGTATGACAGAACAttgaatgttttaaaacatgtacCACATGATACAGACAAAGTGGGACATTTATGTATGCCAGTGCTTTCACCTTTGCACGTTGTTTTGCTGCCAAGCAAGCTGCGTGTAGCACTGGTTGAGCTGATGCATGACCAGGTGAACCTGTGGTGATGACAGGTTGTTGGGTAACATACTGTACTGACCTGTCAGCAGGGTTTGCAACATATATGACAGTGTCTGTGGAAGGTGGTGAGAGAGAACAGCAATGCTTTTTATTGTCTTCTGTTTAAAAAGAGAATGTAAGGCACCAAATGAATATGACTGAATATAAAACTATTACAAAGTTTGTGTCTGTACATGTATTTGTTAAGGTCACTAACCTGCTGGTCCTGCAGAAGTGTTTGACACATGCTGGTGCTGAAGTCCAGCTGTCTCTGCAGCTGGCTGATCTGCTCCTGCCAGTGACATGAGCCCTCAGCAAAGGAGAGCTCTGAAGCCCAGCGCAGGTTTTCTTGTCTTCGTGTACGTCCATGCTGACTTGCAGATTGGTTTAAaatttgctgttgctgctgtttggcCTTAGTTTTGTTATGAAGATATCCACTACCCTCACCTGAGAAGGCTGGTGGAGGCTTCAGGTTGCTGCAGATAAAGAAAAGTAAGTACAAAATGTTAATTGACACATTACAGATAGCACTAATTGACAGTGACAGAATTCCTTCTGCCTCCACTTAGTCTGACCTTCCTTGATTATTTCTGCTAGTGTAAGAGCACTGGTTCCTGCTCGATGGGTAGATGTGGATGTCGTCATCGGAGCTGCTCTCAGCAcattcctcctgctcctcctctgcaccCATCTCCGAATGGtattcttcctcctcctcctcctcctcatcatcatcatcatcaaggtGACCAGAAGTGGAACCCCATGTTGCCATTGTTCTAATCACACAGCAAAATCTTACAGCATGTATCCATTTGTGaaatattcatttgttttcattcctatGTAAactaggggaaaaaaaactactcGGTGGCAAGTGCTCtgctaaaatatttatagaaTAAAAAAAGCTAACCATTCTCTAACTTGGACCTTCATGAGACAGACCATTGGAGACATCTCTTTCCTACCTCTCATCTCTACTGACAGGCTGAGAGGGTGTAGCAAGGCCATCTTGGTCATCAGTCCGACAGGGAGAGTCATTGAGACCACTACGCCTCTGATGTTCAGCCATCAAGGATTCCAAGTGCTTTCTACGTTGGCGCAGTTCCTCCCGCAGGATCTGGTGGCGACGCATCTCTGACCAAAGCTGCTGACAATGCCAAAGCAGTTAAGGTTGGTTAAGCAATCTGTACTGTTCTAAACATAAAGATCACATTCTGGCATCAGACTAGTGAAAGCTGAAGGTCTTACCTCATTGTCAGTGACTGAAGAAGTAGCTGCTTCTGGAGCAGTGGGTGTGAGCACTACTGAGTTGCTTTTTGGTCCAGAGGATGAAGAAGCTTGTACAGTGGCTGGagtggaaacagcagctggGACCTTCCTTAGCACACCTTGCTGACTCACCATGCTGGACACAGATGACTAGAATGGGGACCGCAAGAGATAGTATATTCATGGTTATTTAGAGGATGTAGTTTTTCGTGCCATTTGGTGTATTATTAATAGAGATGTTTCTATTTCACAGCGAGAACAAGATActcaaaacaaaatttaaattctACTTAATGATTCAACTTCTTGCCAAATCTTTTAGTTCCTTGGCATTTAATTGGAGTAACAAGACCATGTGTGTAAAATACCTGGAGGTCAGGACAAGCCCACTGGAGGTCCTGGATCTTGCCTTGGATTTCGATGAGCCTCTGGCGCTCTTCGTGGAGCTGCTTTAACTCCTGTTTCTGCTGAAGAAGTTTCTCCTCATAGAGCTTCTCTCTATGTCCAGAACAGTTTTAATGCAATGCAAATTAAGCAAAGTCAGTTAAAAATACTCAAAAAAGAACACGcaaaaaattatgttttgaaCATATACTGGAACTAGTGGAACTACACTGCTTGTCAGACAGGTTTATGAGATCCATACGCTATACCTGGCCTTGCTGGAAAGAGTGAGGTCTCTGGGATTCTGTTTAGATCCAGCTCCCAGTGATCTAGCTGCAGTAGCTCTGGTATTGTTTGGCTGCTGGTGTAAAGCTTCATCCTCATTAACTGTTGTGCCATCTGTGTCATCACTCTGGATACAGTCAAACACATGATGTCAGTAATTCCATACCAGAAAAAAAGTGTTACTCTTTATCCAAAAACAGCCTTTAAATGTTAAACCTGAGAGGCCGGATAGATGCAAATTTTCAAGCTTAATGAGAAAATACTGAatccagtgtttgttttaactgtTGAAAATCAAGAATCCTGCACACAGGGACTAATGATCTTAAACATCAACACTATAGTATCTAAATATTCACTTATCTGCCTCACCTGTACCATGGCCACCAGCTCCTGTAACTGTCGGAGTTTCTGCTTCGCTGTCTGTCGATGACCCTTCTGAGCAAAACCTCTATCGTTCCCGAGGCTGCTCCTCCGACTAGACCCTGATGCCTCACTGTCTGCAGCCACAGCCTGTGCCCCTTCCTCATTATCAAGACAgtcctcatcttcatcctcatccttTACTTGCTTATATGGTGTGTCCCTATTGTATTGGCACTCTAATAGGAGCAAAGTTACAGAAATATTAATAACTTCTGTTATTCTGTTAGTAAAATCATGCCATCATGCTTTTCTTGCCTCCCTTTAAACTGCATTAACAAAACTTAATAACTGCATTaataaaagtaaatacaaaaaaaaaatcagagcacttttttcataattttgtattttgatgTGTGGAGGTGACTGCTGACTAGCTGTACTTCTTTGATGATAAATTAAGATATAATATTGTCAGGTTTTGGTCATAATAAATAGCTACGACATATATCTGCACAATTGTGTTGCCGTGTCCCTATGCCAACACAATCTGAAGGACAAAGCTAATTGAAATCTAGCACTAACAATTAAATGGAACGATAACATCCGCAGACAAATGCAATTCCATTAGCTTTAACTAAAGCACTTAATATATATGTTGAACAAAAGAACCTACTAATGTTGTTAATATGTTCCATTTATTAGACTTATCATCAAATcttatatttgcttttatttttatttagatttctTTCAAAAGCCATGTGATACACTGAATCTCGTAGAGGAAAGTTGATGGATGGTGTAGCAGTGGTCTGTGTGTATGCAACAAAGTACCTATGGCTGAGGGGATGTTGAGGCTGCGGAGGTTGGCTGCTGACCGGTTATTGATCTCACACTCAGTGTTGAGTCTGCCATCTCGGTTGTTAGTGGTGCTCCTGCCACTGCGTCCGTTGGTTAGGCTGTTCAAGTCTGTCCAATTCCCACCTCGCTGTGGGTTTCTGAACAGATACAAGCACAGTAGTAGAATTACACACACCGTAATCTATGCTTATACTGTAACTTGAGGCCAAAGAGGCTGGTCTCAGTATAATTTAACCTTTTTTTCACAaactctgtgtttatttgtaatGTTTATCAACTGTctaatcaggaaaaaaaatatataattttcttgtttttgctaCATATTACCTGATATTAGTTACAGGCTGGCGGTTCTCCTGCTCAGAGTCAAACATGGTTTCAAACATAGAACTGTCCTCTGtctcatcttcctcatcctcttcttcatcatcctctTTCACATTCTCATTGACCGCATCCACCATCATATCAGAAGTCTGCTCGTAGTACTGAACTAGTTCTCGCAGTTCATTCAAACGCTTGTGGACCTCCTTTAGCTTCCTGTAGGCAGCATCAAAGAACAAAGTCTATGTGAACAAATGTACACTCGTGTTAGTTAAAGTGTGTATGTGACACACCAGGACAATCTCTTCACAACTCATCCCTGTAGTAGAGAGCGTCACCTACAGAAAAGCACCCATATAAAAGGTATCTTGTTCTAGAATACTTTAGCAATGACTGAAGCATGTCAGCAAGATGACAAGTAGTaggttttaaagctgcagtgttaTATTACACCAACCTATATTACAACACCCCCACCCTTCCACTGATATCTGACCTACCTATTCAGTCGCTGtataaaaactgtgtttttgtgtaccTCAGCTTGTCTGTGGAGTTGGAGCTGTCCTGGTGTTGTGTAATTGAAGGATGAAAGGAAGTGGAAGCTGAGGTCCCATCAGAGCAGAAAGCAGATGGACAATCCAAAGATACTCCCATACTCAGACTGAACTGTGTCGACAAGCCATGACCTGAAGAGAACCATGTGCACTTCATCATCACATTATAAGGAAAAAAGCCACAGAAAGAAGCAAACACCCTTGAGAAACACTCTTACATGAGTTATTATTGAGAGTCTGGTCTCTGAGTGAATGCAGCTCCTGCAGTATCTTGTccattgtttgctttttgtcatGGAGTTCTTGGAGTTTAGTGAGTTTGGCACTGGCAGCAGTTGCTCCAGTATCTAGCCCAGTGTGAGGTCCAGAGGCAGAGTGGAGGAGAGGCCTGTGCTGAGGTGGCCCAACAGCCTGGGAAGCTCTAGACCAGCCCACTTCCCTTGAGAGGGAAAGACTCTCTGCTTGCCGACGGTTGTCTGGCACTGCTTTAGTCTAAGACATAATaaggtgacattttttttttttttttttttttcacaattaacagtttatatacatttattgtatGCATGGCTTGTAAAATAATAGCCAGGTCTCATATCTAGAAATGTGTGTAAAACACTAGCCACATgactttctccttttttccccaCAATGGTCAGGAGCCTGCACTCCTGCAGTGTCTGCCCATGCTAAGCAAACAAGTGCTGCATGATGACAAGGAAGCAGCATGATATGAATGGATTTCCAGCACCAAAAACTCCTAGACTTATTTGtgaacaagagaaaaaaaaatgccatttgTTACAGAAAAGGTGAAGCTGATTTATTGGTTCTTGTCGCATGACCCACTTTCTGGGTTCTGAAAAGTTAGGATTTTTTTGATATCACTGCAGGGTAAATATGCATGGAAGAACAGGAATGTAGTAACACGTCACAGTGCTGTCACTATTGTGAGCGTCCTTGTCATGCATCTCCATTTAAAATATCGAACTTGAGCAGGCGAAAGGCACGACACGTGAACAACCCCTAAAGCTGTTAATTCCAATGTTACAGATTTCCATTTCTCTACATTGCAGTATCTCATCGAACAGTACAAAATTAATATCTTGACAGTGTTATTTAAGTAATGTATTATTGCTTCATTATCATTGTATAGTTACAGTAGAATGTAGAACATATTTCTACATGACATAATGCTACTATTTAAGGAGAATATGGCAGCACAGTTGCAGTGTCTGCTGTACCTGAGAATCATGTAGCTGGTTGTGGAACCGCTGGATCAAATCGTTCAGTTCATCATTCAGCTCTGATGTGATGCTCAGGCCTGACACACTCCCTGTGGTTTCTGTGACAACTACTAAcaacaaatgtcaaatgaatgaaatatcTCATAATTTTgcttaaattaattattaatacaaGTAATAGTATATGGGAAAATGCCACACAATTTTGTCAATGACCTTCCTCACTTTCACACTAGTCTGCACTTAGCCGTGAACACATATGTGGGTCTCACCAGTGTCTTCAATCACAGCAAGTGCCTGTTCCGCACTGTGCTGCATGGCCATTAGTGCCTCCTGTCGGCCCTGCAGGGCCCtgagctgctcctgctgctccagcatCTTCTTCAGCAGCTCGTGCTGCTTACGCAGATTCTCCAACTCTTCCTTCTGGTTAGCACATACAATTTCTGGCCTAccaccctacacacacacacacacagagacacgaacacacacaccattacaaAAACCGAGTTTacataaacaacaataacacTGTAGTGTTATAGAAATGGTAGAAAAGGCTATTTTCATGCCATGGCACAGAAAATAAGTCTGATAAACAACATTTTAGGCAAAGGAGGGTCATGCTGCTTCATTTCAATTTCCTCATGTcagaatttaaaaacaacataaggCCAATACCTAATACCCAATAGTGCTAACAACAGATAACGCAATGGAGTTTTTGTAAACACA
This genomic window from Mastacembelus armatus chromosome 1, fMasArm1.2, whole genome shotgun sequence contains:
- the pcm1 gene encoding pericentriolar material 1 protein isoform X2, with the translated sequence MATGGTPFDENGEDLHNWTVTNGSLEDRLNNMDWGVQQKKANRSSEKNKKKLSAVVVESRLTNDISPESTPGAGRRRARTPHSFPHIKYTTQMSVPDQAELDKLRQRINFTDLDERSIGSDSQGRVTAANNQRQLAGENKKPYNFLPLHVNTNKSKELLPPSSSAPATPAITKETKKQSPGLRDMLTPVAPSKETPKLSRGGSERGPLVQREYGRGDPRLDSSQVVSKLVQIREYISKASSMRDDLVEKNDVPANVERLSHLIDHLKEQEKSYLRFLQKMLARENEEDDVGTLDSAVGSGSLAESTSLNIEGGRPEIVCANQKEELENLRKQHELLKKMLEQQEQLRALQGRQEALMAMQHSAEQALAVIEDTVVTETTGSVSGLSITSELNDELNDLIQRFHNQLHDSQTKAVPDNRRQAESLSLSREVGWSRASQAVGPPQHRPLLHSASGPHTGLDTGATAASAKLTKLQELHDKKQTMDKILQELHSLRDQTLNNNSCHGLSTQFSLSMGVSLDCPSAFCSDGTSASTSFHPSITQHQDSSNSTDKLRKLKEVHKRLNELRELVQYYEQTSDMMVDAVNENVKEDDEEEDEEDETEDSSMFETMFDSEQENRQPVTNIRNPQRGGNWTDLNSLTNGRSGRSTTNNRDGRLNTECEINNRSAANLRSLNIPSAIECQYNRDTPYKQVKDEDEDEDCLDNEEGAQAVAADSEASGSSRRSSLGNDRGFAQKGHRQTAKQKLRQLQELVAMVQSDDTDGTTVNEDEALHQQPNNTRATAARSLGAGSKQNPRDLTLSSKAREKLYEEKLLQQKQELKQLHEERQRLIEIQGKIQDLQWACPDLQSSVSSMVSQQGVLRKVPAAVSTPATVQASSSSGPKSNSVVLTPTAPEAATSSVTDNEQLWSEMRRHQILREELRQRRKHLESLMAEHQRRSGLNDSPCRTDDQDGLATPSQPVSRDERTMATWGSTSGHLDDDDDEEEEEEEEYHSEMGAEEEQEECAESSSDDDIHIYPSSRNQCSYTSRNNQGSNLKPPPAFSGEGSGYLHNKTKAKQQQQQILNQSASQHGRTRRQENLRWASELSFAEGSCHWQEQISQLQRQLDFSTSMCQTLLQDQQTLSYMLQTLLTGQYSMLPNNLSSPQVHLVMHQLNQCYTQLAWQQNNVQRLKQVLNDLLQQQQQQQQQQPLSSTTGWQTQKQSLSQESSSGPSASPGVFLPFSSTLHPSANNLSPAALSPFPPGFNLYPLFPAAMGEFSQGAASQATPDHQKQQLDPNTSIKTEYMGFPPPLQRSPLNTTTERRPAGWLNTTYANNTVQDHSSKNELQESPSSSPAFTSRHSRPQDFDQASQESFSSMPGPVDSTTITKTFKAGHKASAQANLASRSKTSNSKSRRRRSKGHSKNSEGHESDSVSSTADFGQERAASSHQKDQNQSLLDRLTQEKLDSKTKLGNKRNDLSSAYAWRTPFLSNRIACTEAPDASSDFSLFEALRETIYSEVATLISQNESRPHFLIELFHELQLLNTDYLRQRALYSLQDIVTRHLAEKSEADDQLLPHGPVVWAAGSQSELTPSESLATSDAELVEKNLRLTQDSIKKRDDADSVDNDSTMSTSSNLEPFANDDLGNTVIHLDKALARIREYERMKLKAEFNPCNTSAGAGGSEVSNAQHSSANAAEPVEGCAAGDVRCPQIDTQQLDRQIKAIMTEVIPFLKENMDEVCSLQLLTSVRRMVLALTQQNDESKEFVRFFHRQLGGILQDSLSKFLGRTLKDCGEDLLVEISEILFNELAFFRLMQDLDNSSSSIAFATKHKNRKKAEHPSKPKHSLKENTAGGEKTVSPAYSDEDKDQDEAEQEDNPTLQELYLQTETNNNRSSEASEVEDDDDGDGQGVPLSISLSKAETQPLTNYGSGEDENEDEEIEEFDAGPVEVQTSLQASADGQMEHEGPRASETQETKTEHDNSENDDEINQSVGTLDSTVEEQNTVWCQSPEEESKPGAAAEEEEENSTVCQDVPKESTTTSSPDTDSPVMINVDMQEVGSGNTSQRSDEEDFVRVDDLPLQLTVMCEEELQKRIVEEQQNNNLSVEILSGNSESLTGLVGNAQALKEPDTAAAQSM